The Pararhizobium sp. IMCC21322 sequence GAATCGCGCCGACAATCACAATCAGGCCGACTACGTAAATAATGGATCTCATATTGTTTCCTTTCATCGTTCCTGACTTAAACGGCAGACCAACCAATTGGTTCCCGCTAGACGACAATTTATCGATGTCGGAATTCTGAACGTTGCTAAATGGCTTGAACGGCGCAGTGTTAAGACCTGTCAAACCTGATCCGTCAGCCCAGCGTCCTTTACGTTGATTTTGCGCCAGACGGCCTCGGTCAGCGAATAAGCAGCAAACAGGATCAGTCCAATTCCCATTGCGAGCAACAACCAGCGTCCGAATGGCAGACTTTGGACAAACTCAAGCGCATCGCGCACATTTGGCGTTGAAGATGGACTATTGCCGGCATTGAGGTAGCGGTAGAAAAGCAGCACGCTGATTAGCGCAAACACGCTGCCCCGTGCTGTCAGCCCCGCAATTGCGACAGGATGTATGAACTGCATTTGACGTTGACTTGCCTGAAAATGGTCGGCGTATTTTTTATGCAAGGCTTTCCACCAATGCGCAATTGCCACGCCCAGAAATACAGCGGCAAGCGCCAGTGATGAGTAATTCATACCGACAATGCCAAACATGGTTTCTGCCAGCCCGCCAGAATTACCAGAACTGCCAGAATTACCAGAACCATCAGAACCGCTTCCGGTCTCAAACCAAAACCCCAACAATGAAAGCGAAAACAGCGCCAGAGCAGTATAGGTGAATGCGCTGGCCAGAAGCCCCGCCCGAACCATCAGTCCTTTTGCGGACCATCCATGATCATCCGTGTCCAGCAGTGATTGCACGAGCCGCCAAAGAATATATCCGGCAAGACCAATGATCATGACGGCCAGCATCGCATCGCCCAAAGGTTGCTCGAGCACGACTCTTAGAGCGCCTTTCGTATCCTTGTTCTGCCCCGCCCCAAATGCTGCAAGAACAGTAAAGCACCCAATGATGAGGTAAACCGCGCCACGACAGGCATAGCCTGCGCGCGCCAGTGGGGAAATCCATTTTTTAGATGAGTTCATGATGACCGGTCCATGCTGATGAATGATTGCGCAAGCAAGCGCAATTTGGCTTCAACCAGAACGGCCCATGGCGTCGTTTCGTTCCCGACGCTTCAAGCTCTTTTGCCAGAATGCGTCTGCAATCAGCCAACTGAACGAGGCCCAGGTCAGACCCATCGCCCAACCGGCTATGACATCACTTGGCCAGTGCACGCCCAGATAAACCCGCGTCATGCCAATCATCAACGCGATGATGACAGCGCCCCAAAGCATGTAAATCCGCAAAGATCGACTTTTGACAAAGCGGATTGCAACAGCGGCGAGGGTAAGCCAGGCAATCATTGAAACCATGGCGTGACCACTTGGAAAGCTCGATGTGAAGGTTTTGTCCAGATGGTCAACAAGGTCAGGTCGGGGCCGATTGAACAGCAGCTTCAGGGCCGACGATGCGGCACTGCCCGAAATCAGGGTTGCCAACAGGAAGAAAGCTGCGCTGC is a genomic window containing:
- a CDS encoding DUF1206 domain-containing protein; amino-acid sequence: MNSSKKWISPLARAGYACRGAVYLIIGCFTVLAAFGAGQNKDTKGALRVVLEQPLGDAMLAVMIIGLAGYILWRLVQSLLDTDDHGWSAKGLMVRAGLLASAFTYTALALFSLSLLGFWFETGSGSDGSGNSGSSGNSGGLAETMFGIVGMNYSSLALAAVFLGVAIAHWWKALHKKYADHFQASQRQMQFIHPVAIAGLTARGSVFALISVLLFYRYLNAGNSPSSTPNVRDALEFVQSLPFGRWLLLAMGIGLILFAAYSLTEAVWRKINVKDAGLTDQV
- a CDS encoding phosphatase PAP2 family protein, with amino-acid sequence MNETASSSTMRRTAWVILFCGLAVFSTIAFLVMNDLTGQIDRQFVLILRNPLDLSDAWGPDWFQETAAELTALGGYPILILVSIVVVIALLIVHKGSAAFFLLATLISGSAASSALKLLFNRPRPDLVDHLDKTFTSSFPSGHAMVSMIAWLTLAAVAIRFVKSRSLRIYMLWGAVIIALMIGMTRVYLGVHWPSDVIAGWAMGLTWASFSWLIADAFWQKSLKRRERNDAMGRSG